The following are encoded together in the Neomonachus schauinslandi chromosome X, ASM220157v2, whole genome shotgun sequence genome:
- the NAP1L3 gene encoding nucleosome assembly protein 1-like 3, with protein sequence MAEADLNMVSEPAAQGVAEEKMASSSSDSGEDSDSSSSISSTSCSSSSSSRSRLYRKKRVSGPSRRARRAPLGKSFVDRLPQAVRNRVQALRNIQDECDKVDILFLKAIHDLERKYAELNKPLYDRRFQIINAEYEPAEEEYEWNSEDEVFSSDEEVQEDSPSEMPALEGEGEDDDPKEKPEVKAEENEVRKETPEAKAEENAESKAFLGVKPEMKEEPKVVPQAKAEDKEQPKAAEAKAKAAVIEAPKRIPEVRPKERANLKRARKGKPKKEDPKGIPDYWLTVLKNVDKLGPMIQKYDAPILKFLSDISLKFSKPGQPISYTFEFYFLPNPYFRNEMLTKTYIIKSKPDHNDPFFSWGWEIQDCKGCKIDWRRGKDVTLTTTQSRTTATGEIEIQPRVVPNASFFNFFSPPEIPKIGKLEPREDAILDEDFEIGQILHDNVILKSIYYYTGEVKGTYDDGKDYGNRKYRK encoded by the coding sequence ATGGCAGAAGCGGATCTTAACATGGTCTCGGAACCTGCCGCCCAAGGGGTTGCTGAAGAGAAGATGGCTAGCTCGTCTAGTGATTCTGGGGAAGACTCTGACAGCAGTAGCTCTATCAGCAGCACTAgttgcagcagcagcagcagtagccgCAGCCGCTTATATAGAAAGAAGAGGGTATCTGGGCCTTCGCGAAGAGCACGGCGGGCTCCGTTGGGTAAAAGTTTCGTGGATCGGCTGCCTCAAGCAGTTAGAAATCGTGTTCAGGCGCTTAGAAATATTCAAGATGAATGTGACAAGGTAGACATCCTGTTTTTAAAGGCAATTCACGATCTCGAAAGAAAATATGCCGAACTCAATAAGCCTCTGTACGATCGGCGATTTCAAATAATCAATGCAGAATATGAACCTGCAGAAGAAGAATATGAATGGAATTCAGAGGATGAGGTGTTCAGTAGTGATGAGGAGGTGCAGGAAGACAGTCCTAGTGAAATGCCTGCcttagagggtgagggagaagacGATGACCCTAAAGAAAAACCTGAGGTAAAGGCTGAAGAAAACGAGGTTCGAAAAGAAACTCCTGAGGCAAAGGCTGAAGAAAACGCAGAGTCTAAAGCTTTTCTGGGGGTAAAGCCTGAAATGAAAGAAGAGCCTAAAGTAGTCCCCCAGGCAAAGGCAGAAGATAAAGAACAGCCTAAAGCAGCAGAGGCTAAGGCAAAGGCTGCTGTAATAGAGGCTCCTAAAAGAATTCCTGAGGTCAGGCCTAAAGAAAGAGCGAATCTTAAAAGAGCTCGGAAGGGAAAGCCTAAAAAAGAAGATCCTAAAGGCATTCCTGACTACTGGCTGACTGTTTTAAAGAATGTTGACAAGCTCGGGCCCATGATTCAGAAGTATGATGCCCCCATTTTGAAGTTCTTGTCAGATATTAGCCTAAAGTTCTCAAAACCTGGTCAGCCTATAAGCTACacgtttgaattttattttctacccAATCCATACTTCAGAAATGAGATGCTGACCAAGACATATATAATAAAGTCAAAACCAGATCACAATGATCCCTTCTTCTCTTGGGGATGGGAAATCCAAGATTGCAAAGGCTGTAAGATAGattggagaagaggaaaggatgTTACTCTGACAACCACCCAGAGTCGCACAACTGCTACTGGAGAAATTGAAATTCAGCCAAGAGTGGTTCCTAATGCAtcattcttcaatttctttagccCTCCTGAGATTCCTAAGATTGGAAAGCTGGAACCACGAGAAGATGCTATCCTGGATGAGGACTTTGAAATTGGTCAAATTTTACATGATAATGTCATCCTGAAATCAATCTATTACTATACAGGAGAAGTCAAAGGTACCTATGATGATGGTAAAGATTATGGAAACAGGAAATATCGAAAATAA